A single Corynebacterium stationis DNA region contains:
- a CDS encoding aldehyde dehydrogenase family protein — protein MTIIDQVTANLSVADPTTGELIGEVTSANYDDVVEGVTSARAAQPRWAGIPAEKRGKYLHAMADALADAADELANLNHRETGKLLKDCYGGIDAGAATLRQYAELGPLHRGHSLRGDSLAADYTVTRPRGVVVALTPWNDPVAVAMGLIGAALVTGNTVVHKPSERNPHLGKKLGEVLSEVLPSDVLTTLIGAGDVGQLLTADSRVDAFAHVGSTATGAQIAAAATETGAHVIRENGGNDALIIDDTVDPAWAAQQTALGCFVNAGQICTSVERVFVDRAIAGQFLEHLISEAQRWGTTQPVVDVAHRSQIHDQVSAAVRDGAQLLTGGVIPDGPGAHYPATVISNCQPAMTVMREETFGPVAPVFVIDSFEEGLQLADNDRYGLAATVLTKRLDRALQAVDTLQVGTVKVNNVFGGAPGGSAQPHRDSGDGFGYGPELLDEMTTTSVVHLEFPGGVVK, from the coding sequence ATGACCATTATCGACCAGGTAACAGCAAATCTCAGCGTAGCTGATCCCACCACCGGAGAGCTCATTGGCGAAGTCACAAGCGCAAACTACGACGATGTAGTCGAAGGCGTAACGTCCGCCCGTGCTGCTCAACCAAGGTGGGCAGGCATTCCCGCAGAAAAACGTGGTAAATATCTACACGCGATGGCCGATGCCCTTGCCGATGCAGCCGACGAGCTCGCAAACCTAAACCATCGCGAAACCGGAAAACTTCTAAAAGACTGCTACGGTGGCATCGACGCCGGAGCCGCCACGCTGCGTCAATACGCGGAACTAGGTCCGCTGCATCGAGGCCACAGTCTGCGCGGTGACAGTCTTGCTGCTGACTACACAGTAACGCGACCTCGCGGGGTTGTCGTAGCACTGACGCCGTGGAATGACCCGGTAGCGGTGGCTATGGGACTAATCGGAGCAGCGCTCGTAACGGGCAATACTGTGGTTCACAAGCCGAGTGAGCGCAATCCACATCTCGGCAAAAAGCTAGGCGAAGTTCTGAGCGAGGTCCTGCCATCCGATGTTCTAACGACCCTCATCGGCGCTGGTGATGTCGGGCAATTGTTGACAGCTGATAGCCGGGTCGATGCCTTTGCCCATGTTGGATCAACCGCCACTGGCGCTCAAATCGCCGCAGCGGCTACCGAAACTGGGGCACACGTTATCCGGGAAAACGGCGGAAACGACGCTTTAATAATCGATGACACAGTTGATCCGGCTTGGGCGGCGCAACAGACAGCACTTGGCTGCTTTGTCAATGCCGGTCAGATCTGTACTTCCGTAGAGCGAGTATTCGTCGACCGCGCTATTGCTGGACAATTCCTCGAGCACCTCATCTCCGAGGCCCAGCGTTGGGGAACCACTCAGCCAGTTGTCGACGTGGCTCATCGCAGCCAAATCCATGATCAGGTCAGCGCCGCCGTGAGAGATGGAGCTCAGCTTCTCACAGGCGGTGTAATCCCCGATGGCCCCGGAGCGCACTACCCTGCGACGGTAATCAGTAACTGTCAACCCGCGATGACTGTGATGAGAGAGGAGACTTTCGGTCCAGTCGCCCCAGTCTTTGTCATCGATTCCTTTGAAGAAGGACTGCAATTGGCCGACAATGATCGTTATGGCTTGGCTGCAACGGTTCTCACTAAGCGCTTGGATCGGGCACTACAAGCCGTCGACACCCTGCAAGTCGGCACTGTGAAAGTCAACAACGTATTCGGAGGTGCCCCGGGCGGATCTGCTCAACCACACCGCGACTCCGGCGATGGTTTCGGTTATGGCCCTGAGCTGCTCGACGAAATGACTACTACCTCAGTGGTTCACCTAGAATTTCCCGGAGGTGTAGTAAAGTGA
- the rfaE2 gene encoding D-glycero-beta-D-manno-heptose 1-phosphate adenylyltransferase — protein MTLASDLPLKLASSARTITVIGDVILDTWVYGTSHRLAREAPAPVVDRSHENFAPGGAANTAMNLAALGARVRLVGVAGDDAAGHRLQKLLACAGVDTTHLVLNPAVSTTTKSRVVVGDQVLFRLDETPQNYPAELLAELCEHALSASWDSDALIICDYDGPVHQSNLPHRLGAMTDRPLTVVDAHDPRHWAAAHPDLITPNQQEAEIIIGTTLGTGQERVERVAEFAHALLEQTAAARVVVTFDRDGTVLFNDSGVIHRTWANPASEKQASGAGDTFVAALTLALASGLTDDTALDLAQSAADVVVHRLGTSLCSTRDLMAHLNDFADALTSTSELLEKVAAHRQAGRRIILSNGCFDVLHRGHISYLNKASQLGDILIVAVNDDDSVRRLKGEGRPINPLSDRAGVLAALNSVDYVTAFSTDTPIPLIEKLQPDIYVKGGDYTPEMLTETAVVRAYGGEVRIMNYVSDHSTSALVERMKQSQPRGEDRARA, from the coding sequence GTGACCCTCGCTTCTGATCTTCCCCTAAAACTAGCCAGTTCAGCGCGAACCATCACCGTCATCGGAGATGTCATTCTTGATACCTGGGTATACGGTACAAGCCACCGGTTAGCTCGAGAAGCGCCAGCTCCCGTTGTCGACCGCAGCCACGAGAATTTTGCCCCTGGCGGAGCTGCAAATACCGCCATGAACCTTGCTGCGCTCGGCGCGCGGGTGCGTCTAGTAGGTGTAGCTGGGGACGATGCTGCTGGGCATCGCCTTCAAAAACTACTGGCCTGTGCAGGTGTTGACACCACCCATCTTGTGCTGAATCCAGCAGTATCCACCACCACCAAGTCTCGGGTGGTGGTCGGAGATCAGGTACTCTTTCGCCTCGATGAAACCCCTCAAAACTATCCAGCTGAACTATTGGCGGAACTTTGCGAGCACGCTTTAAGTGCTTCCTGGGATTCCGATGCTCTGATCATCTGCGACTACGACGGCCCTGTCCACCAGAGCAACCTACCGCACCGACTAGGAGCAATGACAGATCGCCCGCTAACTGTCGTGGATGCTCATGACCCTAGGCATTGGGCAGCAGCCCATCCTGATCTCATCACACCGAACCAGCAAGAGGCTGAAATAATCATCGGAACCACGCTTGGGACAGGGCAAGAAAGGGTTGAACGCGTAGCCGAATTCGCTCACGCCTTGCTCGAACAGACCGCAGCAGCTCGGGTAGTAGTTACCTTCGACCGCGATGGCACAGTGTTGTTTAATGATTCAGGGGTGATCCACCGGACTTGGGCCAATCCAGCTTCCGAGAAGCAGGCATCAGGAGCCGGTGATACTTTTGTAGCAGCGCTGACTCTCGCTTTGGCTAGCGGGCTCACAGACGACACCGCTCTCGATTTAGCTCAGTCAGCTGCAGACGTTGTGGTACATCGGCTCGGTACTTCCCTATGCTCTACCAGAGACCTCATGGCACATCTCAACGATTTCGCCGACGCTCTAACCTCCACCAGTGAGCTTCTGGAAAAGGTCGCAGCTCACCGACAAGCGGGACGACGGATCATCCTATCCAACGGTTGCTTCGATGTACTGCACCGCGGGCATATCTCTTACCTCAATAAAGCTTCGCAACTTGGAGACATACTAATAGTAGCCGTCAACGACGACGACTCAGTGCGACGTCTCAAAGGTGAGGGCCGTCCTATAAACCCCCTAAGTGACAGGGCAGGGGTACTCGCCGCACTGAATTCGGTGGACTACGTAACTGCATTTTCCACCGACACTCCGATTCCGCTGATAGAGAAATTACAGCCCGACATCTACGTCAAGGGTGGGGACTACACCCCAGAAATGCTCACTGAAACTGCCGTCGTCCGAGCCTATGGTGGCGAAGTCCGGATAATGAATTATGTCTCCGATCACTCCACAAGTGCCTTAGTGGAGCGCATGAAACAGAGCCAACCGAGAGGAGAAGACCGTGCCCGCGCGTGA
- a CDS encoding glycosyltransferase family 2 protein, which translates to MLIPCFERPAELAVTLSGLAAQMEQDFDIILSDQSGTAIWEDSSVVAMVRVLRAQGRTVRCERNLPRRGLAQQRHHLLQLSNAPLVLFLDSDVWLEPGTMSRMLSALNQYGGGFIGSAVQGLSYLQDERPAEWAPFEPWESRVAPEPVPDSGPAHERWRLHNAANLCHLAARQDFGPDGFLAYKIAWVGGCVLFDRECLLEAGGFEFWSQLPANHAGEDVLAQWKVLSRYGGAAVLPSGAVHLEAPTTVMDRSTEATEVLTAES; encoded by the coding sequence GTGCTCATCCCCTGTTTCGAGCGCCCAGCGGAACTTGCTGTGACTTTATCGGGGTTAGCCGCACAAATGGAACAAGACTTCGACATCATCCTCTCAGACCAATCAGGTACCGCGATTTGGGAAGATTCTTCTGTGGTTGCGATGGTTCGGGTGTTGCGTGCACAGGGAAGGACGGTTCGTTGCGAACGAAACTTGCCCCGCCGCGGATTGGCACAACAACGACACCATCTCCTTCAGCTCAGTAATGCTCCACTAGTCCTTTTCCTCGACAGTGATGTTTGGCTGGAGCCTGGCACCATGAGCCGAATGCTCTCGGCCCTAAACCAATATGGTGGGGGCTTTATTGGATCCGCTGTTCAAGGTCTGTCGTATCTCCAAGACGAACGGCCCGCTGAATGGGCGCCCTTCGAACCATGGGAAAGCCGGGTAGCCCCGGAACCCGTACCAGATTCGGGCCCCGCCCACGAACGTTGGCGACTCCACAATGCTGCCAATCTTTGTCACCTTGCAGCTCGTCAAGACTTCGGCCCCGACGGATTCTTGGCGTACAAAATCGCTTGGGTGGGCGGATGCGTTCTGTTTGATAGGGAATGCTTGCTCGAGGCCGGCGGTTTCGAGTTTTGGTCTCAACTACCTGCAAACCACGCAGGTGAAGACGTACTAGCGCAATGGAAAGTACTTTCTCGCTATGGCGGAGCTGCCGTCCTACCAAGCGGAGCAGTCCATCTGGAGGCGCCAACGACTGTCATGGATCGTTCCACTGAAGCAACGGAGGTACTCACAGCAGAGTCATAA